A single genomic interval of Stieleria maiorica harbors:
- a CDS encoding efflux RND transporter permease subunit, giving the protein MFEILIRNPVKVYVGAILAAMFGTLSLGLIPKQLVPEVQNPVLTIETRWPGASPQEIEREIVLEQEEQLQGVEGLVKLSSSCRVSSAEVTLEFEIGTNIDDALARVNTRLQQVREYPLDASEPVIEAADLSAQPIARFALTPRPPTGQAIAEFQAAHPEIAELLEPARLASNSALRVFRLQNCLNEHLAAHPALEALSPPPVDLEKLRKLSEDFVEARLERVPGVSNAETRGGREEELQVIVDPAKLAARQITIRQVREALNRQNSDTTAGDFFQGKRTWVIRTLGQFRDPEQVKQQLLVSDGNTRVYVGDVAEVKLGYKDRESIARRYGTESISLSVGRVSGANVMEVMKGLRVANRELNQGVLAREGLELFQYYDETEYIESAISLVVQNMLIGSAATIIILMLFLHFSRATVLASVAIAATAVASVYVSPWFYVGTVLLIFVLGYRIARGALVAAVAIPISIAGAFLCMTLLGRSLNVISLAGMAFAVGMLVDNAVVVLENITRRKQSGENAFVASSRGAGEVAGAIIASTLTTIAVFLPVIFVQATAGQLFRDIALAISCGIAFSMLVSFTVIPTAASRLFARRGGGNESQPAAGDTDVDTHRNGDSEGWFERVVRGAAGLLVGSVVGLNTWVLRSRLRSVAVVLVMTGISVGLSYLLWPKVEYLPTGNRNFVFARFSIPAGYNLDELSDIGAIVEDRLRPLWDVDEGSGPVDGSDAPVLDYYFCSIRERSLFMGFRARDAERASELVPLIRKAGADLPGIRVMASQSSLFGRGMSGGRTIDVEISGPELEQLVVIAGRVLDDVERLMPDAQATAQPSLELSSPEIHLRPKLLAASEMGIDTTSLGYVADAMVDGAYAGDYYVGGDKIDMTIKGPTGRNADPQALMSLPLATGDGEVVPLMAVAQMQYGSGPEQIQRRERLRSITVEVSPPDDMPLEAAMELVSGQIVAPLVDEGTIGNEYFVALSGTADKLRQAWDALRFNILMAVVITYLLMAALFESWLYPFVVIFSVPLGAVGGIVGLWMLNFFVPQSLDVLTMLGFIILIGTVVNNAILIVHQSLVHMREEHLAPIEAVPMSVRTRIRPICITTLTTVLGLLPLVVFPGAGSELYRGLGVVFLGGMIVSTCFTLVLVPVVFVLLMDLRTALKLSPESMHLPGESWDRIPACQ; this is encoded by the coding sequence GTGTTTGAAATCCTGATTCGAAACCCGGTGAAGGTCTACGTCGGCGCGATTCTTGCCGCGATGTTCGGCACGCTGTCGCTGGGGTTGATCCCAAAGCAACTCGTTCCGGAAGTCCAAAACCCAGTGCTGACCATCGAAACTCGATGGCCGGGGGCCAGTCCCCAAGAAATCGAACGCGAAATCGTGCTCGAGCAGGAGGAGCAGCTGCAGGGCGTCGAAGGGCTGGTCAAACTATCGTCCAGCTGTCGTGTTTCCTCGGCCGAAGTCACGCTGGAATTTGAGATCGGCACCAACATCGATGACGCACTGGCGCGGGTCAACACACGTCTACAACAAGTGCGTGAGTATCCGCTGGATGCCAGTGAACCGGTGATCGAAGCGGCCGACTTAAGTGCCCAACCGATCGCGCGGTTCGCACTGACGCCCCGGCCGCCGACCGGCCAAGCGATCGCCGAATTCCAGGCGGCCCACCCCGAGATCGCCGAACTGCTGGAACCGGCACGCTTGGCCAGCAATTCCGCCCTCCGCGTGTTTCGTTTGCAGAACTGTTTGAACGAACACCTCGCGGCGCACCCGGCGCTGGAAGCGCTCAGCCCACCGCCGGTGGATCTGGAAAAGCTCCGCAAGCTTTCCGAAGACTTTGTCGAAGCAAGACTGGAGCGCGTGCCGGGGGTTTCCAACGCCGAGACGCGCGGCGGCCGCGAAGAAGAACTGCAGGTGATCGTCGACCCGGCAAAACTGGCGGCGCGGCAGATCACGATCCGCCAAGTCCGCGAGGCGCTCAATCGGCAAAACAGCGACACGACCGCCGGTGATTTCTTCCAAGGCAAACGGACCTGGGTGATTCGAACACTGGGCCAGTTTCGCGATCCCGAACAAGTCAAACAACAATTGTTGGTCTCCGATGGCAACACACGGGTCTATGTCGGTGACGTCGCGGAGGTCAAGCTGGGTTACAAGGACCGCGAAAGTATCGCCCGACGCTATGGTACCGAAAGCATCAGTTTGAGCGTCGGCCGGGTCAGCGGCGCGAACGTGATGGAGGTGATGAAGGGGCTGCGAGTTGCCAATCGCGAATTGAACCAAGGGGTGCTCGCGCGCGAAGGATTGGAGTTGTTTCAGTACTACGACGAGACCGAGTACATCGAATCGGCGATTTCGCTGGTGGTGCAAAACATGCTGATCGGAAGCGCCGCGACGATCATCATCTTGATGTTGTTCTTGCACTTCAGCCGTGCGACCGTTTTGGCCAGCGTGGCGATCGCAGCGACCGCCGTCGCGTCGGTGTATGTGTCGCCCTGGTTTTACGTCGGCACGGTGTTGTTGATTTTTGTGCTCGGCTACCGGATCGCACGCGGGGCCCTGGTCGCTGCGGTGGCAATCCCGATCAGTATCGCCGGGGCGTTTCTGTGCATGACGCTGTTGGGCCGATCATTGAACGTCATTTCACTCGCAGGGATGGCGTTCGCCGTCGGGATGCTGGTCGACAACGCGGTCGTGGTGCTGGAGAACATCACGCGGCGGAAGCAGTCCGGGGAGAATGCGTTTGTGGCATCGTCGCGTGGTGCCGGCGAAGTCGCCGGCGCGATCATCGCGTCAACATTGACGACGATCGCCGTGTTCCTGCCGGTGATTTTTGTTCAGGCCACCGCAGGGCAGTTGTTTCGAGACATCGCGTTGGCGATCAGTTGTGGCATCGCGTTTTCGATGCTGGTTTCTTTTACCGTGATCCCCACGGCCGCCTCACGATTGTTCGCCCGTCGCGGTGGCGGGAATGAATCGCAGCCGGCCGCCGGCGACACCGATGTAGACACGCATCGCAATGGCGATTCAGAGGGCTGGTTCGAGCGGGTGGTCCGCGGTGCCGCGGGGTTGTTGGTCGGTTCGGTCGTCGGTCTGAACACCTGGGTGCTGCGGTCGCGATTGCGCTCCGTTGCAGTCGTTTTGGTGATGACGGGAATCTCCGTCGGACTGAGCTATCTGTTGTGGCCGAAGGTCGAGTACCTGCCGACGGGGAATCGCAATTTCGTGTTCGCGCGGTTTTCGATTCCCGCCGGCTATAACTTGGACGAACTTTCCGACATCGGGGCGATCGTCGAAGACCGGTTGCGGCCGCTTTGGGATGTCGATGAAGGCAGTGGTCCGGTCGACGGATCCGACGCACCGGTGTTGGATTATTACTTCTGTTCGATCCGCGAACGCAGCCTGTTCATGGGGTTTCGCGCCCGGGATGCCGAGCGGGCGTCGGAGCTGGTGCCATTGATTCGCAAGGCCGGCGCAGATTTGCCGGGGATTCGCGTGATGGCGTCCCAGTCCAGCTTGTTCGGACGCGGCATGTCCGGCGGCAGAACCATCGATGTCGAAATCTCCGGTCCCGAACTGGAGCAATTGGTCGTCATCGCCGGACGCGTGCTCGATGACGTCGAACGGTTGATGCCCGACGCCCAAGCGACGGCCCAGCCGAGTCTGGAGTTGTCCAGCCCCGAGATCCATCTCCGGCCCAAGTTGTTGGCGGCGTCGGAAATGGGCATCGACACGACGTCGCTGGGGTACGTCGCCGACGCGATGGTCGACGGCGCTTATGCCGGCGACTACTACGTCGGCGGCGACAAGATCGACATGACGATCAAGGGACCGACCGGACGCAATGCCGACCCGCAAGCGTTGATGTCGCTGCCGCTGGCGACCGGTGACGGTGAAGTCGTGCCGTTGATGGCCGTGGCTCAAATGCAATATGGCAGCGGACCCGAACAGATTCAACGGCGTGAACGATTGCGGTCGATCACCGTCGAGGTCAGTCCGCCGGATGACATGCCGTTGGAAGCGGCGATGGAACTGGTCAGCGGCCAGATCGTCGCGCCGCTGGTCGACGAGGGCACGATCGGCAACGAGTACTTTGTGGCGCTGTCAGGCACCGCCGATAAATTGCGCCAAGCTTGGGACGCACTGCGTTTCAATATTCTGATGGCCGTCGTGATCACGTACCTGTTGATGGCCGCGCTGTTCGAATCCTGGCTGTACCCCTTTGTGGTCATCTTCAGCGTGCCGTTGGGAGCCGTCGGCGGCATCGTCGGATTGTGGATGCTGAACTTTTTCGTCCCCCAATCGCTGGATGTGCTGACGATGCTGGGCTTCATCATCTTGATCGGCACCGTGGTCAATAACGCGATCTTGATCGTCCACCAATCTCTGGTGCACATGCGCGAAGAGCACCTCGCGCCGATCGAAGCGGTGCCGATGAGTGTCCGCACGCGGATTCGTCCGATTTGCATCACGACGTTGACGACGGTGCTGGGGCTGTTGCCGTTGGTCGTGTTCCCGGGAGCCGGGAGCGAGCTGTATCGCGGTTTGGGCGTCGTCTTCTTGGGCGGAATGATCGTGTCGACCTGTTTCACACTGGTGCTTGTGCCCGTCGTCTTTGTGTTGTTGATGGACCTCCGCACCGCACTGAAGCTGTCGCCCGAATCGATGCACCTGCCCGGTGAGTCGTGGGATCGCATTCCAGCCTGTCAATAA
- a CDS encoding ThuA domain-containing protein: protein MISRPFTLWVLFVTGFCFGGVATPAAFAQTLDLNLRYQEPTAEGSSRYHRLVRSERWDAAGTAVIVCDMWDSHHCVNAVRRVTQLAPRIDRFCDTLREQGVTIIHAPSSCMKAYEDHPARGRAMAVPQAPTLPDDIASWCNQIPSEEAAAYPIDQSAGGEDDDAQEHRQWADRLVAIGRNPRAPWQRQVDTITIDDQQDFISDSGTEIWSILSDRGIDNVILVGVHTNMCVLGRPFGLRRLASAGKNVVLARDLTDTMYDPRAWPYASHFTGTDLIVDHIERHVCPTISSDQVLGGRAFRFADDHRVRLLMLIAENEYQTNETLPTFAAKHLSQHFSVHVAWGSETDRNKIVALGDLADADALLVSVRRRALPERDLLLIQKFVRQGKPVIGIRTASHAFSLRGKQPPAGNAVWESFDGDVFGGSYTNHYGNNLKSTLQLPADAAEDPIVSASGAAGILPGGSLYKTAPLLPGAQILMQGIVDGQPPQPVAWTFIRNDGGRSFYTSLGHADDFAQAQFEALLSAGIHWACGLAPHTLAEVKAQNKRYAAGAGKQ from the coding sequence ATGATCTCCCGCCCCTTCACCCTCTGGGTGCTATTTGTGACCGGATTCTGCTTCGGAGGTGTTGCAACACCGGCAGCCTTCGCCCAGACGTTGGATCTGAATCTCCGCTACCAGGAACCGACTGCCGAAGGATCGTCGCGCTACCATCGGCTGGTGCGAAGCGAACGCTGGGACGCGGCGGGTACGGCCGTCATCGTCTGCGACATGTGGGACAGCCATCACTGCGTCAACGCGGTCCGGCGCGTGACGCAATTGGCGCCGCGGATCGATCGGTTTTGTGACACGCTGCGGGAGCAAGGCGTGACGATCATCCATGCACCCAGCAGTTGCATGAAGGCGTACGAAGACCATCCGGCGCGAGGGAGAGCGATGGCGGTTCCGCAGGCGCCGACGCTGCCCGACGACATCGCCAGCTGGTGCAACCAGATCCCCAGCGAAGAGGCCGCCGCCTATCCGATCGATCAATCCGCCGGCGGCGAAGACGACGATGCCCAGGAGCACCGCCAGTGGGCGGACCGTTTGGTCGCGATCGGACGGAACCCGCGTGCACCCTGGCAACGCCAAGTCGATACGATCACGATTGACGATCAACAAGACTTTATCAGCGACAGCGGCACGGAAATCTGGAGCATCCTTTCCGACCGAGGGATCGACAATGTCATCTTGGTCGGTGTCCACACCAACATGTGCGTGCTGGGGCGACCCTTCGGCTTGCGACGACTCGCATCGGCGGGCAAAAACGTGGTGCTCGCCCGCGACCTGACCGACACGATGTACGACCCTCGGGCATGGCCGTATGCGAGTCACTTTACCGGCACGGATTTGATCGTCGACCACATCGAACGCCATGTCTGCCCGACAATCTCCAGCGACCAGGTGCTCGGCGGTCGGGCATTTCGCTTTGCCGACGATCATCGTGTCCGGCTACTGATGTTGATTGCCGAGAATGAGTATCAAACCAACGAGACGCTTCCCACGTTCGCGGCGAAACACTTGTCGCAACATTTCAGTGTTCACGTCGCCTGGGGCAGCGAGACCGATCGGAACAAGATTGTGGCCCTGGGCGATCTGGCCGATGCCGATGCCTTGTTGGTGAGCGTTCGTCGACGTGCTTTGCCGGAGCGAGACCTTTTGCTGATCCAAAAATTCGTTCGGCAGGGAAAGCCCGTGATCGGCATCCGCACCGCCAGCCACGCGTTTTCGCTGCGTGGGAAACAGCCGCCGGCGGGAAACGCGGTTTGGGAATCATTCGACGGCGACGTGTTCGGCGGAAGCTACACCAACCATTACGGAAACAACTTGAAATCCACGCTGCAGTTGCCTGCCGATGCGGCCGAGGATCCGATCGTTTCGGCCAGCGGTGCGGCTGGCATCCTCCCCGGCGGTTCGCTGTACAAGACGGCGCCGCTGCTGCCAGGTGCACAGATTTTGATGCAAGGAATCGTCGACGGCCAGCCGCCGCAGCCGGTCGCGTGGACATTTATCCGCAACGACGGCGGTCGTTCGTTTTACACGTCGCTGGGGCATGCCGACGATTTCGCGCAAGCCCAATTCGAAGCCTTGCTTTCGGCCGGCATCCACTGGGCTTGCGGGTTGGCGCCACACACGTTGGCGGAAGTGAAAGCACAGAACAAACGTTATGCCGCCGGCGCGGGGAAACAGTAG
- a CDS encoding M56 family metallopeptidase, translating into MTIAEVIIGNLCLASLIGVLACIVGRCGRRAVLAHALWIMFFAKLVTPPIVSVPLPIPSFTTDPAASPVAIASAPQSETRRHSSSGSTPDSAVSRERTGHEAENAGLDRQASDDLVAATAVPAASRPERDVSSARFAWLNSNCLMCLACAIWMGGFLALVVHGILRLVRFRKLIGQCGQEDAEATETVREIVRRESRWRIDRRTPRVVRVSVHVSPMLFGFATRPIIVCPEQLWQSLSPADRKSFLAHETAHFLRRDHWVRWLEWSVSAVYWWFPGVYFAQKQLERHEEACCDARAVKILGTKPRQYAEALLRVVDFISDHQAGLPKFASGMQPTATLEERLRLLMRNELDQSYSHLHTWGSGLACAAIWMVHPDVYSFQLPRDHDRQREVIAERERIAPLPSLESDMPIQEWDEAELPAAPSGFWNATPIRHWGEFSFGVSGYRFTAIAGEGFAIDRSADDPLVFDQRNLTAIAEIPASGRVIIGDAAGNVRLWDLKAGMPVSLLGRHTADVTSLAVTPDGGVYSADSAGAVIRWELQSGRTLARWNGKSQLPDSRPDAVAVQSIRSSIDGQWIAVLCGDWRQTSTPKTLHLLDSQTLTEQASMELAPQTAVVLADPRGDWFAVSWSGSVRPLDDSQPIRQVKKDHVSALILSQHAVLDVNESGDQPSPSIITSR; encoded by the coding sequence ATGACGATCGCGGAAGTGATCATCGGTAACCTTTGCCTGGCGTCGTTGATCGGCGTGCTGGCATGCATCGTCGGTCGCTGCGGCCGCCGAGCGGTGCTGGCCCATGCGCTGTGGATCATGTTCTTCGCCAAACTGGTCACGCCGCCGATCGTTTCCGTACCGCTGCCCATCCCCTCCTTCACCACCGACCCGGCGGCATCTCCCGTCGCGATTGCGTCGGCCCCCCAATCGGAAACGCGCCGCCATTCTTCAAGTGGATCAACACCGGATTCAGCCGTCTCGCGCGAGCGTACGGGCCATGAGGCGGAGAACGCGGGGCTCGACCGACAGGCCTCCGACGATCTGGTCGCCGCGACAGCCGTCCCGGCCGCCTCTCGTCCGGAGCGGGACGTTTCCTCCGCCAGGTTTGCTTGGCTGAATTCGAATTGCTTGATGTGCCTGGCGTGCGCCATCTGGATGGGCGGTTTCCTGGCATTGGTCGTTCACGGCATCCTTCGTTTGGTTCGTTTCCGCAAATTGATCGGCCAGTGCGGGCAGGAAGACGCGGAAGCGACCGAGACGGTGCGCGAAATTGTCCGGCGTGAGAGCCGCTGGCGAATCGACCGACGGACACCGCGCGTCGTCCGTGTCTCCGTCCACGTTTCACCGATGCTGTTCGGTTTTGCGACGCGACCGATCATCGTGTGCCCCGAACAGTTGTGGCAATCGCTGTCGCCGGCGGATCGCAAATCGTTTTTGGCGCACGAGACCGCGCACTTTCTGCGTCGCGATCATTGGGTGCGTTGGCTGGAATGGTCGGTCTCGGCGGTCTATTGGTGGTTCCCCGGCGTGTATTTCGCCCAAAAGCAACTCGAACGCCACGAGGAGGCGTGCTGTGACGCCAGGGCCGTCAAAATCCTGGGGACCAAACCGCGGCAATACGCCGAAGCGTTGTTGCGTGTGGTGGACTTCATCAGCGATCACCAAGCCGGGTTGCCCAAGTTTGCCAGTGGGATGCAGCCGACCGCAACGTTAGAAGAACGGCTGCGATTGTTGATGCGGAATGAGTTGGACCAATCCTATTCACACCTCCATACCTGGGGCAGCGGACTCGCATGTGCGGCGATTTGGATGGTCCACCCCGACGTCTATTCCTTTCAACTGCCGCGCGATCATGATCGCCAGCGGGAGGTGATCGCCGAGCGTGAACGCATCGCGCCGCTGCCGAGCCTCGAATCCGACATGCCGATCCAAGAGTGGGACGAAGCGGAATTGCCGGCCGCGCCGAGCGGATTCTGGAACGCCACTCCGATTCGTCATTGGGGCGAATTCTCGTTTGGCGTCTCGGGCTACCGCTTCACCGCGATCGCCGGAGAGGGGTTTGCCATCGACCGATCCGCGGACGATCCGCTCGTCTTTGACCAGCGGAACTTGACAGCTATCGCGGAGATCCCGGCCAGCGGGCGGGTCATCATCGGCGACGCCGCCGGGAATGTTCGGTTGTGGGACTTGAAGGCCGGGATGCCGGTTTCATTGCTCGGCCGGCATACGGCCGACGTGACCAGCTTGGCGGTCACACCCGACGGCGGCGTCTATTCGGCCGATTCGGCGGGAGCGGTGATCCGTTGGGAATTGCAATCCGGCCGGACGCTGGCCCGCTGGAATGGCAAGTCTCAATTGCCGGATTCACGCCCCGATGCGGTCGCCGTCCAGTCCATCCGTTCGTCGATCGATGGGCAATGGATCGCGGTGCTGTGTGGTGACTGGCGGCAAACGTCGACTCCGAAAACACTTCATCTGCTCGACAGCCAAACGCTGACCGAGCAGGCAAGCATGGAACTGGCGCCGCAGACCGCCGTGGTGTTGGCCGATCCTCGCGGCGATTGGTTCGCCGTCAGTTGGAGCGGCAGCGTTCGTCCGCTGGACGATTCCCAGCCGATCCGACAGGTGAAAAAGGATCACGTTTCAGCCCTCATTTTGTCTCAACATGCGGTGCTGGATGTAAACGAGTCTGGCGATCAACCATCCCCATCGATCATCACGTCCCGATGA
- a CDS encoding BlaI/MecI/CopY family transcriptional regulator, protein MAKPSKDVTAAELAILEKLWEHERATLKQLSKWLYGAETPSDIATVQKLISRLETKGCVARDRDCWPHQFQAAIDRDHLISHRLQATADELCDGTMSTLLTHLVKSAKFNSRQRKRLRKILDDLDAE, encoded by the coding sequence ATGGCAAAACCTTCGAAAGATGTAACGGCCGCCGAACTGGCGATCCTGGAAAAGCTGTGGGAGCATGAACGCGCGACGCTGAAGCAGCTGTCTAAATGGCTTTACGGGGCCGAAACCCCGTCGGATATCGCGACGGTCCAAAAGTTAATCTCACGGCTGGAAACCAAGGGCTGTGTCGCCCGTGATCGCGATTGCTGGCCGCACCAGTTTCAAGCCGCGATCGACCGGGATCACTTGATCTCGCATCGATTGCAGGCGACCGCCGACGAACTGTGTGACGGAACGATGTCGACGTTGCTGACGCACCTGGTCAAATCCGCCAAGTTCAATTCGCGTCAACGCAAACGTCTCCGCAAGATCCTTGATGATTTGGATGCCGAGTGA
- a CDS encoding glutamine amidotransferase — MGASILAATYFSWTSPLSTRGWIALAAACLLAWFVLRVFWGRSLVSGRTGLIVIRAAAVAVLIAILLGPTVIDEQAGETTRPSMIYLFDGSQSMQLGGEISRWEQAIRFVGEAQKSAGGGYSGDVQAFRFGHRLSPLVKSPDTSGQSADAGGLNQSLLSGDGALLSGDGALLSGDGALLAGDGRGLKDLDITLVSESGIGQSADAIPGPEASDSRLADALRQLMPQVSAKSSAGVVLLSDGRVRASESVERLSELFGKSDVPIHVVPIGQAGGSGDIAIVSLVVPSRVRKYTENELQVFLRSFGYAGQPTTVRIRRKGDEGNELASLPITLSGGAQSASLTFRVDERAEDLVVSVDPVDGELTRRNNLVETRVEIDRTKVRVLCLQNSQSSTGTQSLLSQFLPFGGGSPSTTTSTVSIQSALQADEDVECTTLISLGGQSLRRLSADGSSQTTGGFPRTRAELFAYDCVIFSDVTPAVLDEEQQQWLTQWIDGRGGGLIVTGASSLAAGGWQDSPIAPLLPVTLESAAAAFPVPTAVEVTVPNHPVWRLRIEKRLNDQLLQALPDLAIGEANLVVKANATVLAQRRDDRAPVMIVQRAGRGRVLVSNASLSGSALEQLSQTWGAQPERVAGKLWRNLVYWATEESSTGRRRLVVQSNQRFYRPGQRLSIRATAYDEAARRSQQYRIWAMFEPESLDDMSLYSPVLWPDNVVRESGEVAPRIAWGEELPLKSNPESGDYQMDLMLSETATAGDSGMRIELTAYEGAETESSFNHGTQVDSTSLAIQILSDPFEQQNPLPNQELMARVAAVSGGQVLDHPEQLGQLLRGRKEFRGPPTIDASPAWNRTWLWLGLIGLLSTEWVWRRISGLA; from the coding sequence ATGGGCGCATCGATTCTTGCCGCCACGTACTTTTCGTGGACGTCACCGCTTTCGACCCGAGGGTGGATCGCGTTGGCGGCGGCATGTCTATTGGCCTGGTTCGTCCTGCGGGTGTTCTGGGGGCGGTCGCTTGTCAGTGGCCGGACCGGGTTGATCGTGATTCGCGCCGCCGCGGTCGCCGTCTTGATCGCAATCCTGTTGGGGCCGACCGTGATCGACGAACAGGCCGGTGAAACGACACGACCGTCGATGATCTATTTGTTCGATGGTTCGCAAAGCATGCAGTTGGGCGGCGAAATCAGCCGCTGGGAACAAGCGATTCGGTTTGTCGGCGAGGCGCAAAAGAGTGCCGGTGGAGGGTATTCGGGCGATGTCCAAGCGTTTCGGTTCGGCCACCGCTTGTCACCCCTGGTCAAGTCACCCGACACGTCGGGGCAATCCGCCGACGCGGGAGGATTGAATCAGTCCCTGCTTTCGGGCGATGGGGCACTGCTTTCGGGCGATGGGGCACTGCTTTCGGGCGATGGGGCACTGCTCGCCGGCGATGGACGCGGGCTGAAGGATTTGGACATCACGTTGGTTTCCGAATCCGGGATCGGACAATCGGCCGATGCGATCCCCGGTCCGGAAGCATCCGATTCACGTTTGGCCGATGCGCTGCGTCAATTGATGCCACAGGTCAGCGCCAAGTCGTCGGCAGGAGTCGTGTTGCTGTCCGATGGGCGGGTGCGAGCGTCGGAATCGGTCGAACGTCTCTCGGAGCTGTTCGGCAAATCCGACGTGCCGATTCATGTCGTTCCGATCGGACAAGCCGGGGGATCGGGAGACATCGCGATCGTCTCGTTGGTCGTACCCTCGCGAGTGAGGAAGTACACCGAAAACGAGTTGCAGGTGTTTTTGCGGAGCTTCGGATACGCCGGTCAACCAACAACGGTGCGCATCCGACGCAAGGGCGACGAGGGTAACGAGTTGGCGTCGCTTCCGATCACGCTTTCCGGCGGTGCACAGTCCGCATCGTTGACGTTTCGCGTCGACGAACGCGCCGAGGACCTGGTGGTTTCGGTCGACCCGGTCGACGGCGAGCTAACCCGACGGAACAACCTGGTCGAAACGCGGGTGGAGATCGATCGCACCAAGGTCCGGGTGCTGTGTCTACAGAACAGCCAATCATCGACCGGGACACAATCGTTGCTCAGTCAGTTTCTACCGTTCGGCGGCGGGTCACCGTCGACGACGACGTCGACCGTTTCGATTCAGTCGGCGTTGCAAGCGGACGAAGACGTCGAATGCACGACGCTGATCAGTCTGGGCGGCCAATCGCTGAGACGACTTTCCGCGGACGGTTCCAGTCAAACGACCGGCGGATTTCCACGCACCCGTGCCGAGCTGTTCGCCTATGACTGCGTGATCTTCAGCGATGTCACGCCGGCGGTGTTGGACGAGGAACAACAGCAGTGGTTGACGCAGTGGATCGACGGCCGTGGTGGGGGGCTGATCGTGACCGGTGCGTCATCGCTCGCGGCCGGCGGCTGGCAAGACTCGCCGATCGCGCCGCTGTTGCCGGTGACGCTGGAATCGGCGGCCGCCGCGTTCCCCGTTCCCACCGCCGTTGAAGTGACGGTCCCCAATCATCCGGTCTGGCGACTGAGGATCGAAAAACGACTCAACGATCAACTGCTGCAAGCGCTGCCGGATCTGGCGATCGGGGAGGCGAATCTGGTGGTCAAAGCCAACGCGACGGTGCTGGCCCAGCGCCGTGACGATCGGGCGCCGGTGATGATCGTCCAGCGCGCCGGGCGGGGTCGCGTTCTCGTTTCCAACGCTTCGTTGTCGGGGTCTGCTCTGGAGCAACTCTCACAGACCTGGGGGGCCCAACCGGAACGCGTGGCGGGAAAACTTTGGCGGAATCTGGTCTACTGGGCCACCGAAGAATCGTCCACGGGCCGCCGCCGATTGGTCGTCCAGTCCAACCAACGCTTTTACCGACCGGGACAGCGGCTGTCGATCCGCGCAACCGCCTATGACGAAGCGGCGCGTCGATCACAGCAGTATCGGATCTGGGCCATGTTCGAACCCGAATCGCTGGACGACATGTCGCTTTATTCTCCCGTGTTGTGGCCCGACAACGTCGTCCGCGAAAGTGGCGAAGTCGCGCCACGGATCGCCTGGGGCGAAGAGTTACCGCTGAAGTCGAACCCGGAATCCGGCGACTACCAGATGGACTTGATGCTCAGCGAAACGGCGACCGCCGGCGACAGCGGGATGCGAATTGAACTGACCGCGTACGAGGGGGCGGAAACCGAATCCTCATTTAACCACGGCACCCAAGTTGACAGCACGTCACTGGCGATCCAGATTCTGAGCGATCCGTTCGAACAACAAAATCCGCTGCCCAACCAGGAATTGATGGCCCGCGTGGCGGCGGTTTCCGGCGGTCAGGTGCTCGACCACCCCGAACAATTGGGCCAGTTGCTGCGTGGCCGCAAAGAATTTCGCGGACCGCCGACCATTGACGCGTCCCCGGCATGGAATCGTACGTGGCTTTGGCTAGGCTTAATCGGTCTGCTATCGACCGAATGGGTTTGGCGGCGAATTTCGGGCCTGGCATGA